The following proteins are encoded in a genomic region of Sesamum indicum cultivar Zhongzhi No. 13 linkage group LG8, S_indicum_v1.0, whole genome shotgun sequence:
- the LOC105167231 gene encoding uncharacterized protein At4g19900: MLRHLRSRRRPRYGAHICALFAALLLLLSVSLLHSRLSFFNSHPQHPHPLPHDYSSFPLLDDLDSDSLTTSNSNDDRIDELDDAVLDTNNNNEEFLAEEEDEDVLQNQNSAVTSNYFFDPVKGVVRRSFNRRSIEDWEDYVPFSLKLTSDLGLGNDDSRPIFGSDDILVGEKLRKKLSEVKKIEDALLLKGSVLREGWGEWFDKKGDFLRRDRMFKSNIEVLNPLNNPVLQDPDGPGVTGLTRGDRIFLKGLFNEFKRTPFLIKKPLSISESETRSPGKSGTTGGEEVKRVDRRTLDNDYISTVRSNEHLERVYYADGKRWGYYPGLDGSLSFGNFMDAFFRRGRCKMRVFMVWNSPAWAFGVRQQRGLESLLYHHRDACVVVFSETIDLNFFSGFVKDGYRVAVVMPNLDELLKDTPTHIFASVWHEWKKTKHYPTHYSELIRLASLYKYGGIYLDSDVIVLKPLSELNNTVGFEDELAGETLNGAVMAFRKHSPFIMECLAEFYASYDDAQLRWNGADLLTRVAKNFTSNRVISEMKIELLLQPPSVFIPIGRSIISRYFTTPGTEKEKLEQDALFNKILNESVGFHFWNSLTSAMIPESESLVFRLLNRYCIYCSDAL, from the exons ATGCTCCGCCATCTCCGTTCCCGACGGCGCCCCCGCTACGGCGCACACATCTGCGCCCTTTTCGCtgccctcctcctcctcctctccgTCTCCCTCCTCCACAGTCGCCTCTCCTTCTTCAACTCCCATCCGCAGCACCCTCATCCTCTCCCCCACGACTACTCCTCCTTCCCACTTCTCGACGATCTCGATTCCGACTCTCTTACCACCTCCAACTCCAATGACGATCGCATTGACGAGCTTGATGATGCCGTTTTAGATACCAATAACAATAACGAGGAATTCCTTGCCGAAGAGGAGGACGAAGACGTCCTTCAGAACCAGAACTCCGCCGTTACCTCCAATTACTTTTTCGACCCTGTCAAGGGCGTTGTTCGAAGATCTTTTAACCGGCGTTCCATTGAAGATTGGGAAGACTATGTACCCTTCAGTTTGAAACTTACTTCTGATTTAGGGTTGGGGAACGATGATTCGAGACCCATTTTTGGGTCCGACGATATTTTAGTGGGCGAGAAATTACGGAAGAAATTGAGTGAAGTGAAGAAAATTGAGGATGCGTTGTTGTTAAAGGGGTCTGTCTTGAGGGAAGGATGGGGAGAGTGGTTCGACAAGAAGGGTGATTTCTTAAGGAGGGATCGGATGTTCAAGTCAAATATTGAGGTTTTAAATCCCTTGAATAATCCGGTTTTGCAAGACCCAGATGGACCAGGAGTAACCGGATTGACTAGAGGCGATAGGATCTTTCTCAAGGGTCTTTTCAATGAGTTTAAGAGAACGCCGTTCTTGATTAAGAAGCCATTGTCAATTTCTGAGTCCGAAACTCGTTCACCTGGCAAAAGTGGCACCACTGGAGGTGAGGAAGTGAAGAGGGTGGATAGGAGGACTTTAGATAATGATTATATCAGTACGGTGAGGAGTAATGAGCATTTGGAGAGAGTATATTACGCAGACGGGAAGAGGTGGGGTTATTATCCGGGCTTGGATGGAAGTCTCTCCTTTGGGAATTTTATGGATGCATTTTTCAGAAGAGGGAGGTGTAAGATGAGAGTTTTTATGGTGTGGAACTCACCAGCATGGGCGTTTGGTGTTCGGCAGCAGAGGGGTCTCGAGAGCCTTCTATATCATCATCGAGATGCATGCGTGGTGGTATTCTCTGAAACTATAGATCTCAATTTCTTCAGTGGGTTCGTGAAAGATGG ATACAGAGTAGCTGTTGTAATGCCAAATCTTGACGAGCTGCTGAAAGACACGCCGACGCACATATTTGCTTCAGTCTGGCATGAATGGAAGAAGACAAAACATTACCCAACTCATTACAGTGAACTCATCAGGCTTGCCTCTCTCTACAA ATATGGTGGAATCTATCTTGATTCTGATGTCATAGTGCTGAAGCCATTATCTGAGCTCAATAATACTGTTGGATTTGAGGACGAGCTTGCTGGAGAAACGTTAAATGGAGCTGTAATGGCATTTAGAAAGCACAG TCCTTTTATAATGGAGTGCTTGGCGGAGTTTTATGCATCATATGATGATGCTCAGCTGCGGTGGAATGGAGCTGATCTTTTAACCAGAGTAGCCAAAAACTTTACAAGTAATAGAGTTATTTCTGAAATGAAGATCGAGCTCCTGTTGCAACCCCCTTCTGTTTTTATCCCTATCGGTCGTAGTATTATTTCAAG ATACTTCACTACACCAGGGACAGAGAAGGAAAAGCTTGAACAAGATGCTTTGTTCAACAAAATCTTGAATGAGTCGGTTGGCTTTCATTTCTGGAACAGCTTAACTTCTGCCATGATTCCAGAGTCTGAGAGCCTGGTTTTCAGGCTTCTTAATCGCTACTGCATCTATTGCTCTGATGCGTTGTAA
- the LOC105167232 gene encoding protein PHLOEM PROTEIN 2-LIKE A9-like, with protein MASAPIPTTNNTTPHHVGDPSITFYADGDKEAMKIPPKHLNIVWGRDNRYWKVPDDDEESSAELNQVCWLEVTGSVEGTRPNKQYQVGFHVSFTPDAFGWGGSPLYIMVKRGKDGKPVWRKLLLNPHQTKECDITATTNPHSNDPKLYFGLYELWSGKWKGGLKIHHAFIRQLP; from the exons ATGGCTTCAGCTCCTATTCCTACTACTAACAATACTACTCCACACCATGTGGGAGATCCTTCAATCACATTCTATGCG GACGGCGACAAGGAGGCTATGAAAATTCCACCCAAACATCTTAACATTGTTTGGGGCCGAGACAACCGATACTGGAAAGTACCAGATGATGATGA GGAATCGAGTGCTGAGTTAAATCAAGTGTGTTGGCTGGAGGTAACTGGTTCGGTGGAGGGCACCCGCCCCAACAAGCAGTATCAAGTGGGGTTTCATGTATCGTTTACCCCTGATGCCTTCGGCTGGGGAGGCTCTCCTCTCTACATCATGGTTAAGAGAGGCAAGGATGGGAAGCCTGTGTGGAGAAAGTTGTTGTTGAACCCTCATCAAACAAAGGAATGTGATATTACAGCCACCACCAACCCTCACTCCAATGATCCAAAACTTTACTTTGGTCTCTATGAATTGTGGAGCGGCAAGTGGAAGGGAGGTCTCAAAATTCACCACGCCTTTATACGACAATTGCCATGA
- the LOC105167233 gene encoding peptidyl-prolyl cis-trans isomerase FKBP17-1, chloroplastic isoform X3 has protein sequence MMMVLQLQSNASASYILQQFPVRSSLPQNQISIASLSPSHLPSTSTRRRALSLITITTIFSDCCFCSNYTWSKQVSDFVELPASGGVKALDLRIGDGETPSDGDKVVIHYYGRLAAKQGWRFDSTYDHKDENGEPIPFEFVLGSGKVISGIDSAVRSMKVGGIRRVIIPPSEGYQNTSQEPIPPNFFDRQRLFTTIFNPTRLANGEGSTLGILIFDVELVSVRRG, from the exons ATGATGATGGTGCTTCAATTGCAATCCAACGCCTCCGCCTCCTATATTTTGCAACAATTTCCAGTCCGCTCTTCTCTTCCTCAAAATCAAATCTCTATTGCTTCCCTTTCCCCTTCACATCTACCCTCCACATCAACAAGAAGAAGAGCTTTGTCGCTCATTACAATTACCACTATTTTCTCCGATTGTTGCTTCTGTTCCAATTATACTTGGTCCAAACAGGTTTCAGATTTCGTTGAGCTCCCAGCTTCTGGTGGTGTCAAGGCATTGGACCTTCGGATTGGTGATGGGGAAACTCCTTCTGATGGCGACAAG GTTGTAATTCATTACTACGGGAGATTAGCAGCAAAGCAAGGATGGCGCTTCGATTCCACTTATGATCATAAAGATGAAAATGGGGAACCTATTCCTTTTGAGTTTGTTCTTGGTTCTGGCAAA GTCATATCCGGAATTGACTCTGCTGTGAGATCGATGAAAGTAGGTGGTATTCGTCGAGTCATCATCCCTCCATCTGAAGGATATCAAAATACATCTCAAGAACCCATTCCCCCCAAT TTTTTTGACAGACAGAGGCTATTCACTACCATATTCAATCCAACACGTCTGGCGAATGGAGAAGGCTCAACCTTGGGGATTCTCATATTTGATGTTGAGCTGGTGAGCGTGAGACGTGG ATAA
- the LOC105167233 gene encoding peptidyl-prolyl cis-trans isomerase FKBP17-1, chloroplastic isoform X2, translated as MMMVLQLQSNASASYILQQFPVRSSLPQNQISIASLSPSHLPSTSTRRRALSLITITTIFSDCCFCSNYTWSKQVSDFVELPASGGVKALDLRIGDGETPSDGDKVVIHYYGRLAAKQGWRFDSTYDHKDENGEPIPFEFVLGSGKVISGIDSAVRSMKVGGIRRVIIPPSEGYQNTSQEPIPPNFFDRQRLFTTIFNPTRLANGEGSTLGILIFDVELVSVRRG; from the exons ATGATGATGGTGCTTCAATTGCAATCCAACGCCTCCGCCTCCTATATTTTGCAACAATTTCCAGTCCGCTCTTCTCTTCCTCAAAATCAAATCTCTATTGCTTCCCTTTCCCCTTCACATCTACCCTCCACATCAACAAGAAGAAGAGCTTTGTCGCTCATTACAATTACCACTATTTTCTCCGATTGTTGCTTCTGTTCCAATTATACTTGGTCCAAACAGGTTTCAGATTTCGTTGAGCTCCCAGCTTCTGGTGGTGTCAAGGCATTGGACCTTCGGATTGGTGATGGGGAAACTCCTTCTGATGGCGACAAG GTTGTAATTCATTACTACGGGAGATTAGCAGCAAAGCAAGGATGGCGCTTCGATTCCACTTATGATCATAAAGATGAAAATGGGGAACCTATTCCTTTTGAGTTTGTTCTTGGTTCTGGCAAA GTCATATCCGGAATTGACTCTGCTGTGAGATCGATGAAAGTAGGTGGTATTCGTCGAGTCATCATCCCTCCATCTGAAGGATATCAAAATACATCTCAAGAACCCATTCCCCCCAAT TTTTTTGACAGACAGAGGCTATTCACTACCATATTCAATCCAACACGTCTGGCGAATGGAGAAGGCTCAACCTTGGGGATTCTCATATTTGATGTTGAGCTGGTGAGCGTGAGACGTGGGTAA
- the LOC105167233 gene encoding peptidyl-prolyl cis-trans isomerase FKBP17-1, chloroplastic isoform X1 has protein sequence MMMVLQLQSNASASYILQQFPVRSSLPQNQISIASLSPSHLPSTSTRRRALSLITITTIFSDCCFCSNYTWSKQVSDFVELPASGGVKALDLRIGDGETPSDGDKVVIHYYGRLAAKQGWRFDSTYDHKDENGEPIPFEFVLGSGKVISGIDSAVRSMKVGGIRRVIIPPSEGYQNTSQEPIPPNFFDRQRLFTTIFNPTRLANGEGSTLGILIFDVELVSVRRGVLLVCVNR, from the exons ATGATGATGGTGCTTCAATTGCAATCCAACGCCTCCGCCTCCTATATTTTGCAACAATTTCCAGTCCGCTCTTCTCTTCCTCAAAATCAAATCTCTATTGCTTCCCTTTCCCCTTCACATCTACCCTCCACATCAACAAGAAGAAGAGCTTTGTCGCTCATTACAATTACCACTATTTTCTCCGATTGTTGCTTCTGTTCCAATTATACTTGGTCCAAACAGGTTTCAGATTTCGTTGAGCTCCCAGCTTCTGGTGGTGTCAAGGCATTGGACCTTCGGATTGGTGATGGGGAAACTCCTTCTGATGGCGACAAG GTTGTAATTCATTACTACGGGAGATTAGCAGCAAAGCAAGGATGGCGCTTCGATTCCACTTATGATCATAAAGATGAAAATGGGGAACCTATTCCTTTTGAGTTTGTTCTTGGTTCTGGCAAA GTCATATCCGGAATTGACTCTGCTGTGAGATCGATGAAAGTAGGTGGTATTCGTCGAGTCATCATCCCTCCATCTGAAGGATATCAAAATACATCTCAAGAACCCATTCCCCCCAAT TTTTTTGACAGACAGAGGCTATTCACTACCATATTCAATCCAACACGTCTGGCGAATGGAGAAGGCTCAACCTTGGGGATTCTCATATTTGATGTTGAGCTGGTGAGCGTGAGACGTGG TGTTTTACTTGTGTGTGTAAACAGATAA
- the LOC105167234 gene encoding probable zinc transporter 10: MNSKLVILFIILSNLSLPVVSVVDDCGAQQYDACINKKKALPLKIIAIVSILLTSMIGVSFPLLTRSIPALSPDRNLFVIVKAFAAGIILATGFMHVLPDSFDMLSSSCLKDNPWHKFPFTGFVAMLSAIITLMIDSMATSLYSKKHKAALVLPESGGDQEMAVVEAAAHSHFHGHHHGSKLEVEGSQLLRYRVIAMVLELGIIVHSVVIGLSLGASNNTCSIKGLVAALCFHQMFEGMGLGGCILQAEYKFLKKAAMAFFFSVTTPFGIALGLALASSYKENSPRALITVGLLNASSAGLLIYMALVDLLAADFMGQKLQGSVKLQIKSYVAVLLGAGGMSLMAKWA; encoded by the exons atgaATTCTAAACTTGTCATCCTCTTCATTATCCTCTCCAACCTTTCCCTCCCGGTTGTCTCCGTTGTCGACGACTGCGGCGCTCAACAATATGACGCCTGcatcaacaaaaagaaagccTTGCCTCTCAAGATCATCGCCATCGTCTCCATCCTCCTCACCAGCATGATCGGCGTCTCTTTCCCGCTTCTCACCCGCTCTATCCCTGCTCTCAGCCCCGACCGTAACCTCTTCGTCATCGTCAAGGCCTTCGCTGCTGGAATTATTTTAGCCACCGGATTCATGCACGTTTTGCCTGATTCTTTCGATATGTTGTCTTCCAGTTGCTTGAAGGATAACCCATGGCATAAGTTCCCCTTCACTGGATTTGTCGCCATGCTCTCTGCAATTATAACCCTCATGATTGATTCCATGGCAACAAGCCTATACTCCAAGAAACACAAAGCCGCCCTGGTGCTGCCGGAGTCCGGCGGAGATCAGGAGATGGCGGTGGTGGAGGCTGCCGCCCATTCTCATTTCCACGGCCACCACCACGGGTCCAAGTTGGAAGTTGAGGGTTCGCAACTTCTGCGTTACCGAGTAATTGCCATG GTATTGGAGCTGGGAATCATTGTTCACTCAGTGGTGATAGGGCTGTCTCTTGGGGCGTCTAACAACACTTGCAGCATCAAGGGACTGGTGGCCGCCCTCTGCTTCCATCAAATGTTTGAAGGAATGGGACTGGGTGGTTGCATTCTCCAGGCAGAATACAAGTTTTTAAAGAAGGCTGCAATGGCATTCTTCTTTTCAGTCACAACTCCGTTTGGAATAGCTCTGGGACTAGCATTAGCCAGCAGTTACAAAGAGAACAGCCCTCGGGCATTGATCACTGTGGGGTTGCTCAATGCTTCATCTGCAGGCCTACTCATATACATGGCCTTGGTCGACCTTTTGGCTGCTGATTTTATGGGGCAAAAGTTGCAGGGAAGCGTCAAGCTCCAAATTAAGTCCTATGTGGCCGTCCTTTTGGGCGCAGGAGGAATGTCTCTCATGGCTAAATGGGCTTGA
- the LOC110012391 gene encoding uncharacterized protein LOC110012391 — protein MVSLYVDNLLFTGNDELMFAEFKNSMKHEFDMIDLGKIMYFLGLEVLQKLGGIIISQRKYVEEMLQRFGMNQSNSVQTPIVPGLKLCKDEGRTKVEKTYFIQIVGCLMYLTATHPDMLFVVSLVSRYMENPTQLHLQLAKRVLRYLQGTMEYGILYKG, from the coding sequence ATGGTAAGTTTATATGTTGATAATCTTCTTTTTACAGGAAACGATGAGTTGATGTTTGCTGAATTTAAGAATTCAATGAAGCATGAGTTTGATATGATTGATCTTGGTAAAATAATGTATTTCTTGGGTCTTGAAGTCTTGCAGAAATTAGGAGGGATTATTATTAGTCAAAGGAAGTATGTTGAGGAGATGCTGCAACGTTTTGGGATGAATCAAAGTAATTCTGTTCAAACTCCAATTGTTCCTGGTTTAAAGTTGTGCAAGGATGAAGGAAGAACTAAGGTGGAGAAGACTTACTTCATACAAATTGTAGGATGTCTTATGTATCTTACAGCTACTCATCCAGACATGCTGTTTGTCGTAAGTCTTGTGAGCAGATATATGGAGAATCCTACTCAGCTTCATTTACAACTAGCAAAGAGAGTGCTAAGATATTTGCAAGGAACAATGGAGTATGGAATTTTGTACAAGGGATGA
- the LOC105167235 gene encoding transcription termination factor MTEF18, mitochondrial: MLFRKFSKTLSSKMIVRLHNLFLYPAVIARDPTLFHIPLLHRFSRIHFFHRFELPFNNPELFMPKSAAQPSVALSIDGIPRLAKSDAQAALFDYLHCTRGLSFLDAEHISKNSPRFLGDLIAKVEKEQDVSRALSRFFRYHPINEFEPFFESLGLSPTEFQSLLPRGLIFLNDDQVLLDNYHTLSDYGIPRSKIGRMYKEVNEIFRYEFGVLDCKLRAYEHLGLSRSTVIKLVTCCPLLLAGEVNNAFIRVLHKLKEMGFDSNWIGSYLSSKKTYHWNRVLDTLCFLREIGYSDAQMGDLFRKDTALLFDGSGKQVYVVVGALLKLGLKMNEVYALVLKNPQILSPKCSKNFWKALHFLFEIEMEPDNIGQILSIHLKFLGSHSLKGPKTVLRNFNGDKHSLCESIKNDPSTFFNLAFKSNICNAEYVAARNPSNFVEKTEFLLRIGYVENSEEMTKALKRFRGRGDQLQERFDCLVRAGLDFNAVSSMVKQAPTALNQTKDILEKKIDCLRNYLGYPVDSIVAFPSYLCYDMERISRRFSMYAWLREKGAAKPMLSVSTLVACSDTRFVKYFVDIHPEGPAVWEKLKKALPSS; the protein is encoded by the coding sequence ATGTTGTTTCGGAAATTCAGCAAAACCCTGTCTTCAAAGATGATTGTCCGCCTTCATAATCTCTTCTTGTACCCTGCTGTTATTGCAAGAGATCCCACTCTTTTCCATATCCCTCTGCTCCATAGATTCTCAAGAATCCACTTCTTCCACCGTTTTGAACTTCCCTTCAACAATCCTGAGCTTTTTATGCCTAAATCCGCAGCTCAGCCGTCAGTTGCCCTTTCCATCGATGGAATTCCACGTCTCGCCAAGTCTGATGCACAGGCTGCGCTTTTTGATTACTTGCATTGTACTAGGGGATTGAGCTTCCTGGATGCCGAGCACATAAGCAAGAACTCACCCCGCTTTCTTGGGGACCTGATCGCTAAGGTGGAAAAGGAGCAAGATGTGTCAAGAGCGTTGTCAAGGTTCTTCAGGTACCATCCCATCAATGAGTTCGAACCCTTCTTTGAGAGTTTGGGCTTGAGCCCCACAGAATTTCAATCCCTTCTTCCAAGAGGCTTGATATTTCTCAATGATGATCAAGTCTTGCTTGATAACTATCACACCCTTAGTGATTATGGCATACCACGAAGTAAGATAGGAAGGATGTACAAGGAAGTGAATGAGATCTTCAGATATGAATTTGGGGTTTTGGATTGCAAATTGAGGGCATACGAGCACTTAGGTTTGAGTAGATCAACTGTCATCAAGCTTGTAACTTGTTGTCCCCTGCTTTTGGCTGGTGAAGTGAATAATGCATTTATAAGGGTTCTTCACAAACTGAAAGAAATGGGCTTTGACAGCAACTGGATTGGAAGCTATTTATCTAGCAAAAAGACATACCATTGGAATAGAGTACTCGATACATTATGTTTTCTTCGTGAAATAGGTTATAGTGATGCTCAGATGGGGGATTTGTTTCGGAAAGATACTGCGTTATTATTTGACGGATCTGGGAAACAAGTCTATGTAGTGGTTGGTGCTTTGCTTAAATTGGGCCTTAAAATGAATGAGGTTTATGCTTTGGTCTTGAAGAACCCGCAGATTCTATCGCCCAAGTGCTCCAAGAACTTCTGGAAGGCATTGCACTTTCTCTTTGAGATAGAGATGGAACCAGATAATATTGGGCAGATTCTGTCTATCCACTTGAAATTTTTGGGTTCCCACTCTCTAAAAGGACCAAAGACTGTGTTGAGGAATTTCAACGGTGATAAGCATAGCTTATGTGAGAGTATAAAAAATGACCCGTCCACGTTTTTCAACTTGGCTTTTAAATCAAACATTTGTAATGCTGAGTATGTGGCGGCCAGGAATCCAAGCAATTTTGTGGAGAAAACAGAATTTTTACTGAGAATTGGTTATGTAGAAAATTCAGAGGAGATGACGAAAGCTCTGAAGCGCTTCCGTGGCAGAGGGGATCAGCTGCAGGAGAGGTTTGATTGCCTGGTGCGGGCGGGTTTGGACTTCAATGCAGTGTCAAGTATGGTCAAACAGGCCCCGACAGCTCTAAACCAGACCAAAgatattcttgaaaaaaagaTAGACTGCTTAAGAAACTACTTGGGATATCCGGTGGATTCTATAGTGGCTTTTCCATCGTATCTTTGTTACGATATGGAGAGAATTAGTAGGAGATTTTCTATGTATGCATGGCTTAGAGAAAAAGGTGCTGCAAAGCCCATGTTATCAGTAAGCACGCTTGTTGCTTGTTCAGATACACGGTTTGTAAAGTATTTTGTAGATATACATCCTGAAGGTCCAGCTGTGTgggaaaaattgaaaaaagcaTTGCCCTCAAGCTGa
- the LOC105167236 gene encoding transmembrane protein 56 — MVWQFCIMAVSQRTVLAFKSYQNQAGVLVKNYLLADPFIPYTSVLAGVLAFKLVYDLTQLISTFNFRSYNALTKTQRIDWNNRGVSTLHAIFTSIVSLYFVFWSDLFSDHDFAGLIILRSSPLSTFALGISVGYFISDLGMICWLYPSLGGVEYIVHHSLSGIALAYSMFTGEGQLYTFMVLISEVTTPEINMRWYLDMAGLKRSNAYLINGVAIFVAWLVARILLFVYIFYHVYLHHDQVMQMHAVGFLLVLCVPVVLAVMNLMWFGKIIKGLMKTLAKRQ, encoded by the exons ATGGTCTGGCAATTCTGTATAATGGCAGTTTCTCAACGAACAGTTTTGGCATTTAAGTCTTATCAAAACCAGGCTGGGGTGCTAGTCAAAAACTACTTACTAGCGGACCCTTTTATCCCATACACTTCTGTACTTGCTGGTGTATTGGCATTCAAATTG GTCTATGATCTGACCCAGCTCATCAGCACTTTTAACTTCAGGAGTTATAATGCTCTCACCAAGACACAAAGAATTGACTGGAATAATCG AGGTGTTTCCACTCTTCATGCCATTTTTACGTCAATTGTGTCCTTGTACTTTGTGTTCTGGTCCGATCTTTTCTCCGATCATGATTTTGCTGGGTTAATTATCCTCCGAAGTTCACCTCTCTCAACATTTGCACTCGGG ATTTCGGTTGGGTATTTCATTTCAGACCTTGGAATGATTTGTTGGCTGTATCCTTCTTTGGGCGGAGTGGAGTAC ATTGTCCATCACTCTCTTTCAGGAATTGCACTAGCATATTCCATGTTTACAGGGGAAGGGCAGCTTTACACTTTCATGGTCCTGATATCTGAGGTGACAACGCCAGAGATCAACATGAGATG GTATCTTGACATGGCTGGATTGAAGAGATCCAACGCATATCTGATTAATGGGGTTGCTATTTTTGTTGCTTGGTTG GTGGCAAGAATTCTTCTGTTTGTTTACATATTTTACCATGTCTATCTGCACCATGATCAG GTCATGCAAATGCATGCTGTTGGTTTCCTTTTGGTACTTTGTGTACCCGTGGTGCTTGCAGTCATGAACTTAATGTGGTTTGGGAAGATTATCAAAGGGCTGATGAAGACTTTAGCAAAGAGGCAGTGA
- the LOC105167237 gene encoding ras-related protein RABF2b, with protein MASTANKSINAKLVLLGDVGAGKSSLVLRFVKGQFVEFQESTIGAAFFSQTVAVNDATVKFEIWDTAGQERYHSLAPMYYRGAAAAIIVYDITNQASFDRAKKWVQELQTQGNPNMVMALAGNKSDLLDAEKVASEEAQTYAQENGLFFMETSAKTATNVNDLFYEIAKRLPRMQPAASNPLGMVLVDRSAEGATTTSASCCS; from the exons ATGGCCTCCACCGCAAACAAGAGCATCAACGCCAAACTG GTGCTTCTTGGAGATGTTGGAGCCGGAAAGTCTAGTCTAGTTTTGCGTTTTGTGAAAGGGcaatttgttgaatttcaG GAGTCAACTATAGGTGCGGcatttttttcacaaacaGTTGCTGTGAATGATGCAactgtaaaatttgaaatatggGATACAGCAGGTCAGGAGAGATACCACAGCTTAGCTCCAATGTATTACAGAGGAGCTGCTGCAGCCATAATTGTATATGACATAACAAACCAA GCATCCTTTGATCGGGCCAAAAAATGGGTTCAAGAGCTTCAAACACAAG GTAACCCAAATATGGTTATGGCACTTGCTGGGAATAAATCGGATTTGTTGGATGCAGAAAAGGTGGCATCAGAG GAAGCACAAACTTATGCACAGGAGAATGGTCTTTTCTTCATGGAAACTTCTGCAAAGACAGCAACTAATGTCAATGACTTATTTTATGAGATAG CAAAGAGATTGCCTCGTATGCAGCCAGCAGCTTCAAACCCGTTAGGCATGGTCCTAGTGGATCGATCCGCAGAGGGGGCAACAACTACTAGTGCTTCATGTTGCTCATAA